The following are from one region of the Microtus pennsylvanicus isolate mMicPen1 chromosome 15, mMicPen1.hap1, whole genome shotgun sequence genome:
- the Nudt13 gene encoding NAD(P)H pyrophosphatase NUDT13, mitochondrial isoform X1, producing MSLYCGTICRRKSFWCYRLLSTYVNKTRYLFELKEDDEACRKARQTGVFYLFHDLAPLLQTSGRQYLVPRLSRAELERLLGKFGQDSQRIEDSVLIGCSNQREAWFALDLGLSSASSIHKPEVEAELRGSFVSLRRALSQLSSMDSSLLFTARALLHWHDGHQFCSKSGQPTKKNVAGSKRVCPSNNIIYYPQMAPVVITLVTDGARCLLARQSSFPKGLYSALAGFCDIGESVEEAIRREVAEEVGLEVENLQYSTSQHWPFPNSSLMIACHATVKPGQTEIQVNLRELEAAAWFSLDEVAAALLRKGSFIEQQSDALPLLLPPKLAVAHHMIKTWVETQTCSSLAA from the exons ATGTCTCTGTATTGTGGAACAATTTGCCGAAGGAAATCTTTTTGGTGCTATAGGCTACTGTCAACTTATGTCAACAAGACACG ATATTTATTTGAATTGAAGGAAGATGACGAGGCCTGTAGGAAAGCTCGGCAGACTGGAGTGTTTTACCTTTTTCATGATCTGGCTCCTTTGCTGCAGACTTCAGGACGGCAATACCTGGTCCCCCGGCTTAGCCGAGCAG AGTTGGAGAGGCTGCTGGGCAAGTTTGGACAGGATTCACAAAGAATAGAAGATTCAGTGCTGATTGGATGCTCCAACCAGCGTGAAGCGTGGTTTGCTCTGGATCTAGGTCTGAGTAGCGCATCCTCCATCCACA AACCTGAAGTGGAGGCAGAGCTCAGAGGTTCTTTCGTCAGTCTGAGGCGGGCTCTTTCTCAGCTGAGCTCCATGGATTCCTCCTTGCTGTTCACG GCTCGGGCTCTTCTCCACTGGCATGATGGTCATCAGTTCTGCAGCAAAAGTGGGCAGCCCACTAAGAAGAACGTGGCTGGCAGCAAGCGAGTGTGTCCTTCCAATAACATCATCTATTATCCACAG ATGGCCCCTGTGGTGATCACCCTGGTGACAGATGGAGCCCGGTGCCTACTTGCCCGCCAGAGCTCCTTTCCCAAGGGACTGTATTCTGCCCTGGCAGGCTTCTGTGATATAG GTGAAAGTGTGGAAGAGGCCATCCGGCGAGAAGTTGCAGAAGAGGTGGGCCTGGAAGTGGAAAACCTGCAGTACTCCACGTCCCAGCACTGGCCCTTTCCCAATAGTTCGCTCATGATTGCTTGTCATGCAACCGTGAAACCAGGGCAGACGGAG ATCCAGGTGAACCTGAGAGAACTAGAAGCAGCTGCCTGGTTCAGTCTGGATGAGGTGGCCGCAGCCCTGCTGAGAAAGGGCTCCTTTATTGAGCAACAGAGTGATGCTCTCCCACTGCTGCTGCCCCCCAAGTTAGCTGTTGCCCACCACATGATTAAGACGTGGGTGGAAACACAGACCTGTTCTTCCCTGGCTGCTTAG
- the Nudt13 gene encoding NAD(P)H pyrophosphatase NUDT13, mitochondrial isoform X3 — translation MSLYCGTICRRKSFWCYRLLSTYVNKTRYLFELKEDDEACRKARQTGVFYLFHDLAPLLQTSGRQYLVPRLSRAELERLLGKFGQDSQRIEDSVLIGCSNQREAWFALDLGLSSASSIHKPEVEAELRGSFVSLRRALSQLSSMDSSLLFTARALLHWHDGHQFCSKSGQPTKKNVAGSKRVCPSNNIIYYPQIQVNLRELEAAAWFSLDEVAAALLRKGSFIEQQSDALPLLLPPKLAVAHHMIKTWVETQTCSSLAA, via the exons ATGTCTCTGTATTGTGGAACAATTTGCCGAAGGAAATCTTTTTGGTGCTATAGGCTACTGTCAACTTATGTCAACAAGACACG ATATTTATTTGAATTGAAGGAAGATGACGAGGCCTGTAGGAAAGCTCGGCAGACTGGAGTGTTTTACCTTTTTCATGATCTGGCTCCTTTGCTGCAGACTTCAGGACGGCAATACCTGGTCCCCCGGCTTAGCCGAGCAG AGTTGGAGAGGCTGCTGGGCAAGTTTGGACAGGATTCACAAAGAATAGAAGATTCAGTGCTGATTGGATGCTCCAACCAGCGTGAAGCGTGGTTTGCTCTGGATCTAGGTCTGAGTAGCGCATCCTCCATCCACA AACCTGAAGTGGAGGCAGAGCTCAGAGGTTCTTTCGTCAGTCTGAGGCGGGCTCTTTCTCAGCTGAGCTCCATGGATTCCTCCTTGCTGTTCACG GCTCGGGCTCTTCTCCACTGGCATGATGGTCATCAGTTCTGCAGCAAAAGTGGGCAGCCCACTAAGAAGAACGTGGCTGGCAGCAAGCGAGTGTGTCCTTCCAATAACATCATCTATTATCCACAG ATCCAGGTGAACCTGAGAGAACTAGAAGCAGCTGCCTGGTTCAGTCTGGATGAGGTGGCCGCAGCCCTGCTGAGAAAGGGCTCCTTTATTGAGCAACAGAGTGATGCTCTCCCACTGCTGCTGCCCCCCAAGTTAGCTGTTGCCCACCACATGATTAAGACGTGGGTGGAAACACAGACCTGTTCTTCCCTGGCTGCTTAG
- the Nudt13 gene encoding NAD(P)H pyrophosphatase NUDT13, mitochondrial isoform X2, with translation MSLYCGTICRRKSFWCYRLLSTYVNKTRYLFELKEDDEACRKARQTGVFYLFHDLAPLLQTSGRQYLVPRLSRAELERLLGKFGQDSQRIEDSVLIGCSNQREAWFALDLEPEVEAELRGSFVSLRRALSQLSSMDSSLLFTARALLHWHDGHQFCSKSGQPTKKNVAGSKRVCPSNNIIYYPQMAPVVITLVTDGARCLLARQSSFPKGLYSALAGFCDIGESVEEAIRREVAEEVGLEVENLQYSTSQHWPFPNSSLMIACHATVKPGQTEIQVNLRELEAAAWFSLDEVAAALLRKGSFIEQQSDALPLLLPPKLAVAHHMIKTWVETQTCSSLAA, from the exons ATGTCTCTGTATTGTGGAACAATTTGCCGAAGGAAATCTTTTTGGTGCTATAGGCTACTGTCAACTTATGTCAACAAGACACG ATATTTATTTGAATTGAAGGAAGATGACGAGGCCTGTAGGAAAGCTCGGCAGACTGGAGTGTTTTACCTTTTTCATGATCTGGCTCCTTTGCTGCAGACTTCAGGACGGCAATACCTGGTCCCCCGGCTTAGCCGAGCAG AGTTGGAGAGGCTGCTGGGCAAGTTTGGACAGGATTCACAAAGAATAGAAGATTCAGTGCTGATTGGATGCTCCAACCAGCGTGAAGCGTGGTTTGCTCTGGATCTAG AACCTGAAGTGGAGGCAGAGCTCAGAGGTTCTTTCGTCAGTCTGAGGCGGGCTCTTTCTCAGCTGAGCTCCATGGATTCCTCCTTGCTGTTCACG GCTCGGGCTCTTCTCCACTGGCATGATGGTCATCAGTTCTGCAGCAAAAGTGGGCAGCCCACTAAGAAGAACGTGGCTGGCAGCAAGCGAGTGTGTCCTTCCAATAACATCATCTATTATCCACAG ATGGCCCCTGTGGTGATCACCCTGGTGACAGATGGAGCCCGGTGCCTACTTGCCCGCCAGAGCTCCTTTCCCAAGGGACTGTATTCTGCCCTGGCAGGCTTCTGTGATATAG GTGAAAGTGTGGAAGAGGCCATCCGGCGAGAAGTTGCAGAAGAGGTGGGCCTGGAAGTGGAAAACCTGCAGTACTCCACGTCCCAGCACTGGCCCTTTCCCAATAGTTCGCTCATGATTGCTTGTCATGCAACCGTGAAACCAGGGCAGACGGAG ATCCAGGTGAACCTGAGAGAACTAGAAGCAGCTGCCTGGTTCAGTCTGGATGAGGTGGCCGCAGCCCTGCTGAGAAAGGGCTCCTTTATTGAGCAACAGAGTGATGCTCTCCCACTGCTGCTGCCCCCCAAGTTAGCTGTTGCCCACCACATGATTAAGACGTGGGTGGAAACACAGACCTGTTCTTCCCTGGCTGCTTAG
- the Nudt13 gene encoding NAD(P)H pyrophosphatase NUDT13, mitochondrial isoform X4, whose product MDSSLLFTARALLHWHDGHQFCSKSGQPTKKNVAGSKRVCPSNNIIYYPQMAPVVITLVTDGARCLLARQSSFPKGLYSALAGFCDIGESVEEAIRREVAEEVGLEVENLQYSTSQHWPFPNSSLMIACHATVKPGQTEIQVNLRELEAAAWFSLDEVAAALLRKGSFIEQQSDALPLLLPPKLAVAHHMIKTWVETQTCSSLAA is encoded by the exons ATGGATTCCTCCTTGCTGTTCACG GCTCGGGCTCTTCTCCACTGGCATGATGGTCATCAGTTCTGCAGCAAAAGTGGGCAGCCCACTAAGAAGAACGTGGCTGGCAGCAAGCGAGTGTGTCCTTCCAATAACATCATCTATTATCCACAG ATGGCCCCTGTGGTGATCACCCTGGTGACAGATGGAGCCCGGTGCCTACTTGCCCGCCAGAGCTCCTTTCCCAAGGGACTGTATTCTGCCCTGGCAGGCTTCTGTGATATAG GTGAAAGTGTGGAAGAGGCCATCCGGCGAGAAGTTGCAGAAGAGGTGGGCCTGGAAGTGGAAAACCTGCAGTACTCCACGTCCCAGCACTGGCCCTTTCCCAATAGTTCGCTCATGATTGCTTGTCATGCAACCGTGAAACCAGGGCAGACGGAG ATCCAGGTGAACCTGAGAGAACTAGAAGCAGCTGCCTGGTTCAGTCTGGATGAGGTGGCCGCAGCCCTGCTGAGAAAGGGCTCCTTTATTGAGCAACAGAGTGATGCTCTCCCACTGCTGCTGCCCCCCAAGTTAGCTGTTGCCCACCACATGATTAAGACGTGGGTGGAAACACAGACCTGTTCTTCCCTGGCTGCTTAG
- the Nudt13 gene encoding NAD(P)H pyrophosphatase NUDT13, mitochondrial isoform X5, which produces MAPVVITLVTDGARCLLARQSSFPKGLYSALAGFCDIGESVEEAIRREVAEEVGLEVENLQYSTSQHWPFPNSSLMIACHATVKPGQTEIQVNLRELEAAAWFSLDEVAAALLRKGSFIEQQSDALPLLLPPKLAVAHHMIKTWVETQTCSSLAA; this is translated from the exons ATGGCCCCTGTGGTGATCACCCTGGTGACAGATGGAGCCCGGTGCCTACTTGCCCGCCAGAGCTCCTTTCCCAAGGGACTGTATTCTGCCCTGGCAGGCTTCTGTGATATAG GTGAAAGTGTGGAAGAGGCCATCCGGCGAGAAGTTGCAGAAGAGGTGGGCCTGGAAGTGGAAAACCTGCAGTACTCCACGTCCCAGCACTGGCCCTTTCCCAATAGTTCGCTCATGATTGCTTGTCATGCAACCGTGAAACCAGGGCAGACGGAG ATCCAGGTGAACCTGAGAGAACTAGAAGCAGCTGCCTGGTTCAGTCTGGATGAGGTGGCCGCAGCCCTGCTGAGAAAGGGCTCCTTTATTGAGCAACAGAGTGATGCTCTCCCACTGCTGCTGCCCCCCAAGTTAGCTGTTGCCCACCACATGATTAAGACGTGGGTGGAAACACAGACCTGTTCTTCCCTGGCTGCTTAG